A DNA window from Enterobacter asburiae contains the following coding sequences:
- a CDS encoding winged helix-turn-helix domain-containing protein: MYLINKLVEYDPENKTLVNHITERTIQLQLPANLCFLYLITHPGKIISQNKLMVVGWGERNDVTTPNTFYQAILTLRNALAEVGLPRDTVKTISRRGLTLSEATQVEVFTPTAEPVMVNNEAEIAEGTATQMPVWLIITTAVFLLIALMNGVILYKHHQNMPFSYYLPLSTGSTNNACQLFYAPNEPVQDHYLRLLKNHPGLCAEKRYVFLIGYSKTERIAAFVCNNDARRDAAALCTTHYFWAHEQ, encoded by the coding sequence TTGTATCTCATTAACAAGTTGGTCGAGTATGACCCAGAAAACAAAACCCTGGTAAATCATATTACCGAGCGAACGATACAATTGCAGCTTCCTGCCAATCTCTGTTTTCTTTATCTCATCACCCATCCTGGAAAAATAATTTCGCAAAATAAGTTAATGGTAGTGGGATGGGGGGAGCGCAATGACGTCACAACACCGAATACCTTTTACCAGGCCATTTTGACATTACGCAACGCGCTTGCTGAGGTGGGGTTGCCGCGAGATACGGTAAAAACGATTTCTCGCCGCGGGCTTACGCTTTCCGAAGCCACCCAGGTTGAAGTATTTACCCCAACCGCTGAGCCCGTGATGGTTAATAACGAGGCGGAAATAGCTGAAGGTACCGCGACGCAGATGCCGGTCTGGTTGATAATAACCACCGCTGTGTTTTTGCTGATCGCGCTTATGAATGGGGTGATATTATATAAGCATCACCAGAACATGCCGTTTAGCTACTACTTGCCACTTTCAACGGGCAGTACGAACAACGCCTGCCAGCTTTTTTATGCACCTAATGAACCTGTTCAGGATCATTACTTGCGCCTGTTAAAAAATCATCCCGGTCTGTGCGCCGAAAAAAGATACGTTTTTCTGATCGGCTATAGTAAAACGGAGCGAATCGCGGCGTTTGTCTGTAATAACGATGCGCGACGGGATGCGGCAGCATTATGTACCACGCATTATTTTTGGGCGCATGAGCAATGA
- a CDS encoding transcriptional regulator encodes MITSSKTVARCISCELSCQLFPDNAVRSQYCGNASFAVWPVGNHFLQIAVVNKILRRNKNHLSRGFIFVDFSMYNLRVLADPQWIERLAITNMNIVIISDRKLEALANYLLTHHSEIKGVIYSDDNDVILQDKINHLFSGRRVNSRRGSKLNAVEFTLLNRFLSGACLQEIIKTDSIDVKKIYVHKIRLERKLGTSIHKILVSIL; translated from the coding sequence ATGATAACATCGTCGAAAACAGTTGCCCGCTGTATAAGCTGTGAATTGTCCTGTCAGTTATTTCCAGATAACGCAGTACGATCACAATATTGTGGTAATGCCTCGTTCGCAGTTTGGCCGGTTGGTAATCATTTCCTGCAGATTGCAGTTGTAAATAAAATATTACGCAGGAACAAGAATCACCTGTCACGAGGGTTTATTTTTGTAGACTTTTCGATGTACAACCTGCGCGTACTGGCCGATCCGCAATGGATTGAACGCCTGGCGATAACTAACATGAACATCGTTATAATCTCGGACCGTAAACTAGAGGCATTGGCTAATTACTTACTCACTCACCACAGTGAAATAAAGGGAGTTATTTATTCAGACGATAATGACGTTATATTGCAGGATAAAATCAACCACCTTTTCTCCGGAAGACGGGTAAATAGCAGACGTGGAAGTAAGTTGAATGCTGTCGAATTTACTTTGCTTAACAGGTTTTTATCAGGAGCATGCCTCCAGGAGATTATAAAAACAGACAGCATTGATGTTAAAAAAATTTATGTTCATAAAATACGACTTGAGAGGAAGTTAGGTACCAGCATTCATAAAATTCTCGTTTCTATTTTGTAA